From Plasmodium cynomolgi strain B DNA, chromosome 9, whole genome shotgun sequence:
TCGCGCAgcttttccactttttgaAGGACTACGACATGGCCGCGGCGCTTGGCACGGGGGGGGCCACGGTCGACATGATTAGCGGGGCGGCGGTCGATCAGCTTGGCGGGGCGCCGGTCGATATGATTCGCCGTGCAGTGGCCAGGCCCGTCTGCTCCGCCAACGTGGACGACGATGAGgatgacgatgacgacgaggatgacgatgatgattaTGGCGATGATGGTTATGGCGATGGTGGCTATGGCGATGGTGGTAGCCCTGTTGGGGGGGACGACTACTCCGCTTCGTCCGCCGACTCCACCTGCTCCGTGTTGTCCGAGGACGATAGCTACCCGGGGTACTCCGAGGGGTAGTAGCCCCCTGCCCGTGTGACAGGCCATGTCAGCAAATGCGCCGGTGAGTGCGCCAGTGCGTGAGCCAGTGAGTGCGCCGGTGAGTGCGCCGGTGAGTGAGCCCCTGAGTGAGCCCCTGAGTGCGCCCCTGAATGTACATTATatacccctcccccccaaagggggaaactCCAAACGTCGCACTAGGGAGGGCATTCCCCCAATGTGCTGCCCCCgcacagaaggaaaaacgGAAAGCACATACCTGAACCTTTTAACTGTAGACTCCGCGGGGAGCATTCCCCTTATTCTCCCCagccacacacacacagctCCCCCAATTGGGTTTGCTCCACTATCAGGGGGAGCTATATGTGTGAGGGGGGTGTACCCCTAACAAATGCTTCACTCCACAGAACACATATGTAACAGCATGCCCGATTGGACTGAACCAATCCTACCTCGAACACTTTTGCgaacaaaattaaaggagaatttttttttcttttttaaagcgGATGGAGAGGTGCCCCATTTAGGAGGAGAACACCACAAAGGCTCCTTCTCGgggtggtgaaaaaaaaaaaaatcgcacgTAGTGCCCAAGGGTGTAGAACAAATGGCGTCAGTTGGGGAATACAACTAGgtggtttaaaaaatgggtaacAAAGGATGATTGGGTCTGGCAGTCCGTGCCCCGCGAGCAGTGAAGTGGGGCCTGCGATGGGCAAGGTCGGCATGACGACCTATATACCGACGGCACCATCGATTTCCACGCCCCCACCCCAACCCCATGCTTACGCCAGGATGGCGTCCAAGTCCCGGCAGTGACGAATCTCAATATCAATGTACTCATAAGGAAGAACGACatccttccttcgaaagcgAGAAAAAAGACTATCCGCAAAGGGGTCATACTGAGATAGTTGTGtgtcgcaatttttttccagcttCAACTTCAAGTAGGGATACCACTCATTAGGGGCAACCTCACTACCATCCCTAAACATAGTAATCCAAGCacagttaatatttttattctttgcACCCATGATGTCGGTGTAGACATCATCCCCTACATGCATCCACTGGTCAATCTCAAagtgcagattttttttttcaaaagattTTCTGCTATGTTAAAAATCTCAACACTGGGTTTGGCGTAATTATAATCCATTGACCTAATGACGAAGgtgaaaatttcatttaaaaatttgatccCATTTACATCTGAGTCTCCATTTGTGATAGCTCCTAAGATGTAACCCCTATGTTTAAGTTCCCTCAAATACTCTAACGTCCCTGGACtgataaataaatgcacatcgttcttcttctccttccacaACTCCTGGATCTCCGATACGAATTTCGCTTCATCGTAGTTTGTCTGTTGagctaaaaattttaaagcatCTATTcgaatttttgttaaaatttgaaCCCCATCCTTATTTGcatctattttattttccaacaACTCCTTCACCAATTTAGTAATAGACAACTCATACTCCTTCTGAAGATAGTCATACAATCtcttgtaatttttcttcatgtaTTTGTAGCATTCTTTATCTGCGTAGTTTAGCAGCCCATCGATATTCCATATGGTGTGATCCAGGTCGAAGGTGATTAGCTTGATTTTTCTAaagttttgcttcttccccttgtcCGTGATGTAGAAGCATTTCTTCCCGTCCATCGCGGAGGGCCGTCAGCGGGGAGTGGTCAGCGGGGAGTGGTTATCGGGGAGTGGTTATCGGGGAGTGGTTATCGGGGAGTGGTTATCGGGGAGTAGTCAGGGGGGATGGGTTCGCCAAGGGGTACCTTTTTTCGGACTGCTTCCAACCGGGCACCTTCCGACTCGACGGCTAGTTCACCCCTTCGGAGATCCTCTGCGAAGGGGGAACGTCTCCTCACGGGGCTAACAGTAGCACGTTTATCTGTCTTCCTCCGCCCTTCTTTcaactgaatttttttttttcactgtcTTATTATTAGTAATGATTGATTCTCCATTCGTCGCGCTGGACGTCCATTGTATGCCACTTTGGGTAGGCCACTTGGGCTAAGTTGGGCNNNNNNNNNNtttttttttttttttttttctgaggaTTCAAAATTGGCTTCCTGCTTCCTGCTTCGATGCGCGTATGTGCGTGAGCCTCTGCCCCTAAATGTGAACTCGATTAAATTCGCATGCGGTGGAAaacttttttggggggaagaaaaaaaaaaaaattcattccaGGCAGGTGATTCCA
This genomic window contains:
- a CDS encoding haloacid dehalogenase-like hydrolase (putative), which gives rise to MKFSPSSLGQWIIITPNPVKSFEKKNLHFEIDQWMHVGDDVYTDIMGAKNKNINCAWITMFRDGSEVAPNEWYPYLKLKLEKNCDTQLSQYDPFADSLFSRFRRKDVVLPYEYIDIEIRHCRDLDAILA